A genomic stretch from Nymphalis io chromosome 25, ilAglIoxx1.1, whole genome shotgun sequence includes:
- the LOC126778329 gene encoding ER membrane protein complex subunit 6 codes for MSSTKAKDPKLEPIVYSEAALRNNVVVVEYCRTSMAALSGSTAGILGLTGLNGFAFYVFAVVSLWAMFLIKTGPNWHKYYVSRQSVLTNGFFGALFTYVLFWTFIYGMVHVY; via the exons ATGTCGTCAACTAAAGCAAAAGATCCAAAACTGGAACCAATAGTTTATAGTGAGGCTGCACTCAGAAACAATGTCGTAGTTGTAGAATATTGTCGAACTTCTATGGCCGCATTATCGGGATCCACGGCTG GGATTCTTGGCCTGACTGGACTCAACGGTTTTGCCTTCTACGTATTTGCAGTTGTCAGTCTATGGGCTATGTTCTTGATAAAAACTGGCCCAAACTggcataaatattatgtatcgaGACAGAGTGTCTTAACCAATGGTTTCTTTGGGGCACTATTTACTTATGTACTATTTTGGACTTTTATATATGGAATGGTTCATGTGTATTAG